In Methanosphaera sp. ISO3-F5, a genomic segment contains:
- a CDS encoding peptidoglycan-binding protein encodes MTFDCSKIKLKNGSSGTEVKELQELLRGYGCYEGSIDGKFDSVTSNAVKEYQRILGLTVDGWVGSETCKSLHQYQSLSQDLKKGSNNVYVKLVQNRLKQLGYYTGTVDGLYGTLTFNSVKQYQAKHNLLQDGVVGKVTYKSLLTNQNTNSGTNNNRSTTSNGIYTNTHLCERRGGDCGGQITGYHCACFSIQQGIRTFGITGYSQRTIGGYAGTTTAGTGHWGIETALAKIAKNEGIKLKVTWKNLSDLGSTQKEQYKKIGEIISSPNKFAFIHLLYRNRYGHYEHIKTVNTNTSGLIIRNSLGDKCNSPAYCGYNESRTMSTETSYIRGISQKSVCIVEKI; translated from the coding sequence ATGACATTTGATTGCAGTAAGATTAAATTAAAGAATGGAAGTAGTGGAACAGAAGTAAAAGAATTACAAGAATTATTAAGAGGGTATGGTTGTTATGAAGGTAGTATTGATGGCAAGTTTGATAGTGTTACTAGTAATGCTGTTAAAGAGTATCAGAGAATCCTAGGACTAACTGTTGATGGATGGGTTGGTAGTGAAACCTGTAAGTCACTACACCAGTATCAATCATTATCTCAGGATTTGAAAAAAGGCAGTAACAATGTATATGTGAAGTTAGTACAAAACCGACTAAAACAACTTGGTTATTATACTGGAACAGTTGATGGATTATACGGTACACTCACCTTTAATAGTGTGAAACAATACCAAGCAAAACACAATTTATTACAAGATGGAGTAGTGGGCAAGGTAACATACAAATCATTACTCACTAACCAGAACACTAATAGTGGCACAAATAACAATCGTAGCACAACCAGTAATGGAATATACACCAACACTCACCTATGTGAAAGACGAGGAGGAGATTGTGGAGGCCAAATAACAGGTTATCATTGTGCATGCTTCTCCATACAACAAGGAATCCGAACATTTGGAATAACTGGTTACTCACAAAGAACCATCGGAGGATATGCAGGAACCACAACTGCCGGAACCGGTCACTGGGGAATAGAAACCGCCCTAGCCAAAATAGCAAAAAATGAAGGAATCAAGCTAAAAGTAACATGGAAAAACCTATCAGACCTAGGCAGTACACAAAAAGAACAATACAAGAAAATAGGAGAAATAATAAGCAGTCCTAACAAGTTTGCATTCATTCACCTACTCTACCGTAACCGTTACGGCCACTACGAACACATAAAAACAGTAAACACCAACACTAGTGGATTAATTATCCGAAACAGTCTCGGTGACAAGTGCAATAGTCCCGCCTACTGTGGATATAATGAGAGCCGTACTATGAGCACGGAGACAAGTTACATACGTGGCATATCGCAGAAAAGCGTGTGCATCGTAGAAAAAATATAA
- a CDS encoding biotin--[acetyl-CoA-carboxylase] ligase, translating into MIRQHILKNIEEEYATESELLKKLEISQEKLLKNIEILKEAGYKIVHNDQGYKLEDTPDIIEPFEVSRGLTSKYIGHNIHFYEELESTNDTAKQFVDNDATEGTVIIAAHQTAGRTRKHEGWVSPEGGIYMTIIVRPEVTLLEASKLTIVTGVAIAKTLKDEFNVNVGIKWPNDLLIGQKKICGILTEAVTDYDKVKAILLGVGIDVNIDEKDIPNELEHIATTVQKETNITLQRAEIMRKFFKIFEDLYEEYKKNNFKYIISEWRRLSSTTGNRVKVYKHGKAIKADAVGITNSGALIIETDDGKLEKITSGECDIINDD; encoded by the coding sequence ATGATTAGACAACATATACTTAAGAATATTGAAGAAGAATATGCTACAGAATCCGAATTATTAAAAAAACTAGAAATTTCCCAAGAGAAATTACTAAAAAATATAGAAATACTTAAAGAAGCAGGGTATAAAATAGTACACAATGATCAAGGGTATAAACTTGAAGATACCCCAGATATAATAGAACCATTTGAAGTAAGCAGAGGATTAACCTCAAAATACATTGGACATAACATTCATTTCTATGAAGAACTTGAATCAACAAATGACACAGCAAAACAATTTGTTGATAATGATGCTACAGAAGGAACAGTCATAATAGCAGCACACCAGACAGCTGGAAGAACAAGAAAACATGAAGGCTGGGTTTCACCAGAAGGTGGAATTTACATGACAATCATAGTAAGACCAGAAGTAACATTACTCGAAGCATCAAAATTAACTATTGTAACAGGAGTAGCAATAGCTAAAACATTAAAAGATGAATTTAATGTAAATGTTGGAATTAAATGGCCAAATGATTTACTGATAGGCCAGAAAAAAATATGTGGTATATTAACTGAAGCAGTAACCGACTATGATAAAGTTAAAGCAATACTATTAGGTGTTGGTATAGATGTGAATATCGATGAAAAAGATATTCCAAACGAACTAGAACATATTGCAACCACTGTACAAAAAGAAACAAACATAACTCTTCAAAGAGCCGAAATAATGAGAAAATTCTTCAAAATATTTGAAGATTTATATGAAGAATATAAGAAAAACAATTTCAAATATATAATATCAGAATGGAGAAGATTATCAAGTACAACAGGTAATAGAGTGAAAGTATATAAACATGGTAAAGCAATTAAAGCAGATGCAGTTGGAATTACCAACAGTGGAGCATTAATAATCGAAACTGATGATGGAAAACTAGAAAAAATCACATCCGGTGAATGTGATATAATAAATGATGACTAA
- a CDS encoding acetyl-CoA carboxylase biotin carboxylase subunit — protein sequence MFDKVLIANRGEIAIRVMRACKELDVDTVAIYSDTDETALFTKYADEAKPLNSSILAQSYLDIDKIIDIAIETGADAIHPGYGFLSENPALGERCDENNITLIGPRKNAIESMGDKITSKQLMEKVGVPTVPGDKEGITDVEVAKKRAKEIGYPVIIKSSAGGGGIGMRVVYEEDELARAIETTQNLAQSTFGDGTVYIEKYIERPRHIEFQVLADNHGNTIHVCDRECSIQRRHQKLIEEAPSPIMTEELRERMGESAIKAAKSVDYNSAGTVEFMYSNGEYYFLEMNTRIQVEHPITEAITGIDLVKQQIKVAAGDKLEFNQDDVKVNGHAIECRINAEDPLNDFVPSPGRLVGYRSPGGIGIRMDSGVYTGYTIPSIYDSMIAKLIVHANNRPEAIARMKRALNEFIVVGVPTTIPFHKALMKNKNFQDANLHTSFIEENKRELVADIERVVKEDEEKISELNATFLPNKKVAAISTSVNTYMQRILEDQKR from the coding sequence ATGTTTGATAAAGTATTAATCGCAAACCGTGGAGAAATAGCAATACGAGTTATGCGTGCATGTAAAGAATTAGATGTAGATACAGTGGCAATTTATTCAGATACTGATGAAACCGCTTTATTTACTAAATATGCTGACGAAGCAAAACCATTAAACTCATCAATACTAGCACAATCATACCTTGATATTGATAAAATTATAGACATAGCAATTGAAACAGGTGCAGATGCAATACATCCAGGTTACGGATTCCTATCAGAAAATCCAGCACTTGGAGAAAGATGTGATGAAAATAATATAACATTAATTGGACCAAGAAAAAATGCAATAGAATCTATGGGAGATAAAATAACTTCAAAACAATTAATGGAAAAAGTTGGAGTACCAACAGTACCTGGGGATAAAGAAGGAATCACAGATGTTGAAGTTGCTAAAAAAAGAGCAAAAGAAATAGGATACCCAGTAATTATTAAATCATCCGCAGGAGGTGGAGGAATAGGAATGAGAGTAGTATATGAAGAGGATGAACTAGCTCGTGCTATAGAAACTACTCAAAACCTAGCACAATCCACATTTGGTGATGGAACAGTATATATAGAAAAATATATTGAAAGACCAAGACACATAGAATTCCAGGTACTAGCAGATAATCATGGAAACACAATACATGTATGTGACCGTGAATGCTCAATCCAGAGAAGACATCAGAAACTAATAGAAGAAGCACCATCACCAATCATGACTGAAGAACTAAGAGAAAGGATGGGTGAATCAGCAATTAAGGCCGCAAAAAGTGTAGATTATAATAGTGCAGGAACAGTAGAGTTCATGTACTCCAATGGAGAATATTACTTCTTGGAAATGAATACACGTATACAGGTAGAACACCCAATTACTGAAGCAATAACAGGAATAGATCTGGTAAAACAACAGATAAAAGTAGCTGCAGGGGATAAATTAGAATTTAATCAGGATGATGTTAAAGTAAATGGACATGCAATTGAATGTCGTATCAATGCAGAAGATCCATTAAATGATTTTGTACCAAGTCCGGGAAGACTAGTAGGTTATCGTTCACCTGGGGGTATAGGTATAAGAATGGATAGTGGAGTATACACAGGATACACAATCCCATCAATATATGATTCAATGATAGCAAAATTAATTGTTCATGCAAACAATAGGCCAGAAGCAATAGCACGTATGAAAAGAGCATTAAATGAATTCATTGTAGTGGGAGTTCCAACAACAATACCATTCCATAAAGCATTAATGAAAAACAAAAACTTCCAAGATGCAAATCTACACACGAGCTTTATTGAAGAAAATAAAAGAGAACTGGTTGCAGATATAGAAAGAGTAGTTAAAGAAGATGAAGAAAAAATAAGCGAGTTAAATGCTACATTCTTACCTAATAAAAAAGTAGCTGCAATTAGTACAAGCGTAAATACATATATGCAGAGAATATTGGAAGATCAAAAAAGGTAA
- a CDS encoding flippase, whose protein sequence is MTDKKSKLAAGSIITLLGSIILRFGGFIYRFILSRLLSTSGYGIVGLTLPFQNMFIIGASGGIPPAIAKYVSQHKALDEKEMVHRVTVTGMKMMIFFSLIAAILMFLISEPIAIGVWNKPEALLPLRLVSVIVPFSVIVGSFRGVFQGFYQMKNIFYSKFIEQVFTIIIASALVIIGWYAAGAVLGTALGFLVSLFGSYYLFRKDIQDAYLNENFPKVSFKEELELMKQILKFSIPVVISGIAEIFLYDTGTFFIGMFLPTFFAGFYTNASAIARIPLILANSVSMSVLPATSEADSLKDKELLKMYMHQSYRYTTLTSLPVSAFIMVYAVPMMILLFGRDYAQGAEALWILVLGMFFFSIYLISCSMCQGLGKPTFPMYALIIGAIINAVLSFLLVPLYNISGAAIATTVATFILMLLTIIELVKLSSIHPPYKDLLKMFVATGLMIFVMYLIPHTIIGMFIGLVLGTIVYIIVILLLKAIKSEDVVFIEHFVNKTGPLKKYLIKIVELIKIYLK, encoded by the coding sequence TTGACTGATAAAAAATCTAAATTAGCAGCCGGAAGTATTATTACCTTATTAGGTTCAATAATACTCCGATTTGGTGGATTTATTTATCGATTTATATTAAGTAGACTATTATCAACAAGTGGTTATGGTATTGTTGGATTAACATTACCCTTCCAGAACATGTTTATCATAGGAGCATCAGGAGGAATTCCCCCTGCTATTGCAAAGTATGTATCACAGCATAAGGCATTAGATGAAAAGGAAATGGTTCATAGAGTAACAGTTACTGGTATGAAAATGATGATATTCTTTTCATTAATTGCTGCGATATTAATGTTTTTAATATCCGAGCCAATAGCAATAGGTGTTTGGAATAAACCAGAAGCATTATTACCATTAAGACTAGTTTCAGTTATAGTACCGTTTAGTGTGATTGTAGGATCATTTAGAGGAGTTTTCCAAGGATTCTATCAGATGAAAAACATATTTTATAGTAAGTTTATTGAACAGGTATTTACTATAATAATAGCTTCAGCACTGGTAATTATAGGATGGTATGCTGCAGGTGCTGTACTTGGTACTGCATTAGGGTTTTTAGTATCATTATTTGGTTCATATTACTTGTTCAGAAAAGATATTCAAGATGCATACTTGAATGAGAATTTTCCAAAGGTTTCATTTAAGGAAGAACTGGAACTGATGAAACAAATTCTTAAATTCTCTATACCAGTAGTAATTTCGGGTATTGCAGAAATTTTCCTATATGATACGGGAACCTTCTTCATAGGAATGTTCTTACCAACATTTTTCGCAGGTTTCTATACAAATGCAAGTGCTATTGCACGTATACCATTAATACTTGCAAATAGTGTTTCAATGTCAGTTCTTCCTGCAACCAGTGAAGCCGATAGTTTAAAAGATAAAGAATTATTAAAAATGTATATGCATCAGTCTTATAGGTATACCACATTAACATCATTACCTGTATCTGCCTTTATAATGGTTTATGCTGTTCCAATGATGATATTATTATTTGGAAGGGATTATGCTCAGGGTGCTGAAGCTTTATGGATTTTAGTTCTTGGAATGTTTTTCTTTTCAATATATCTTATTAGTTGTAGTATGTGTCAAGGATTAGGCAAGCCAACATTTCCGATGTATGCATTAATAATTGGTGCAATAATAAATGCTGTTTTAAGCTTTTTATTAGTGCCATTATATAATATTTCAGGTGCTGCAATAGCTACTACTGTTGCAACATTTATTTTAATGTTACTAACTATTATTGAATTAGTGAAACTGTCATCAATACATCCACCATATAAAGACCTGTTAAAAATGTTTGTAGCTACGGGATTGATGATTTTTGTTATGTATCTAATTCCACATACAATAATTGGAATGTTTATTGGATTAGTACTTGGAACAATAGTATACATTATTGTCATTCTTTTATTGAAAGCTATTAAAAGTGAAGATGTTGTGTTTATAGAACATTTTGTTAATAAAACCGGTCCACTTAAAAAATATTTAATAAAAATAGTTGAACTTATAAAAATTTATTTAAAATAA
- a CDS encoding transglutaminase-like domain-containing protein has translation METQSIDYTNPLIQDKHQELINQSEDETDYIKRCYLFVRDEISHSWDIKTEVVSRTASDVLKNKTGICWTKSCLLAALLRANQIPSGISYQLLTRADDTSEGHIIHALNTVYLKDLNKWIRLDARGNKEKVKAHFSIDEECLAYSIRAEFGEIDFHDNHTDLDDRLVRILEKCRNISEITTDFEF, from the coding sequence ATGGAAACACAGAGTATTGATTATACCAATCCTCTTATTCAAGACAAGCATCAAGAATTAATAAATCAATCTGAAGACGAGACTGATTACATTAAAAGATGCTACTTATTTGTTAGAGATGAAATTTCTCATTCATGGGACATTAAAACAGAGGTAGTTTCAAGAACTGCTAGTGATGTACTAAAAAATAAAACAGGAATCTGCTGGACAAAATCATGTCTTCTAGCAGCACTTCTAAGAGCAAATCAAATTCCATCAGGTATCAGTTATCAACTGCTTACAAGAGCCGATGATACAAGTGAAGGTCATATAATTCATGCATTAAATACTGTGTATTTAAAAGATTTAAATAAATGGATCAGACTGGATGCTCGGGGAAATAAAGAAAAAGTAAAAGCACATTTTAGCATAGATGAAGAATGTCTTGCATATTCAATTCGAGCAGAATTTGGCGAAATTGATTTTCATGACAATCATACAGATTTGGATGATAGGCTGGTAAGAATTCTCGAGAAATGTAGGAATATATCTGAAATTACAACAGACTTTGAGTTTTAA
- a CDS encoding TIGR03576 family pyridoxal phosphate-dependent enzyme produces the protein MKLVLDEIRKREKGLKIINNKIQTEGIDSLIDLTGLAGGFDITPEDVSLLETYAGPAVFDDQIQKLGIEHLGGEKVLPLNRTTSGIAALIITYVKPGTDIVHFLAEQPGHPSIPRTAKLVGANYIEYTDKDDFIITDNTSLVVITGTTMDYEAISVDDFKFVINKAKEKDILVFVDDASGARLRRAVYNQPRAIDLGADLSVTSTDKLMEGPRGGLMAGSAKLIDEIKLTVNQYGWEAQAPLVVGMIKGLEKYSPDRIKEAYSQKDELISKLNDNDFMPLDTPTGFMFKEEQIKQVVDEKVSNEFSSDIIATVYSMLLLENYNIITIPSVGMPGASKTVRIDWSSRDSDKLSMDDMVDAIIDTFEKTVDVIKENKVEQLLYY, from the coding sequence ATGAAATTAGTTTTAGATGAAATTAGAAAACGAGAAAAAGGACTGAAAATTATCAACAACAAAATTCAAACTGAAGGAATAGATAGTTTAATAGACTTAACAGGGTTAGCTGGTGGATTTGACATAACACCAGAGGATGTTTCATTACTTGAAACATATGCTGGACCAGCAGTATTTGATGATCAAATCCAGAAATTAGGCATAGAACATCTTGGTGGAGAAAAGGTATTGCCATTAAACAGAACTACTAGTGGGATAGCCGCATTAATAATTACGTATGTAAAGCCAGGTACTGATATAGTACATTTTCTTGCAGAACAACCAGGACATCCTTCCATACCAAGAACTGCAAAACTAGTAGGTGCAAATTATATTGAGTACACTGATAAGGATGATTTTATAATAACTGATAATACTTCCTTAGTAGTTATTACTGGTACAACAATGGATTATGAAGCTATAAGTGTTGATGATTTTAAATTTGTAATTAATAAAGCAAAAGAAAAAGATATTTTAGTATTTGTTGATGATGCATCTGGTGCAAGACTAAGAAGAGCAGTATATAATCAACCAAGAGCAATAGATTTAGGTGCAGATTTGAGTGTTACAAGTACTGATAAGCTTATGGAAGGTCCTCGTGGGGGATTAATGGCGGGCAGTGCTAAATTAATTGATGAAATTAAATTAACTGTTAATCAATATGGTTGGGAGGCTCAGGCTCCATTAGTTGTTGGTATGATAAAAGGTTTGGAAAAATATTCTCCGGATAGGATTAAGGAAGCTTATAGTCAAAAAGATGAATTAATAAGTAAATTGAATGATAATGATTTCATGCCATTGGATACTCCTACTGGTTTCATGTTTAAAGAAGAACAGATTAAACAGGTAGTTGATGAAAAAGTTTCTAATGAGTTTTCTTCTGATATTATTGCTACTGTATATTCTATGCTGTTACTTGAAAACTATAATATTATAACGATTCCTTCTGTTGGTATGCCGGGGGCTAGTAAAACAGTACGTATTGACTGGTCAAGTAGGGATTCTGATAAGTTAAGTATGGATGATATGGTAGATGCTATTATTGATACTTTTGAAAAAACAGTTGATGTAATTAAGGAGAATAAAGTAGAACAATTATTGTATTATTAA
- a CDS encoding glutamine amidotransferase → MQLNIVHLYPELLNLYGDTGNIKCLKKRAEKRGITVHVENFSENKDKPSLTDGDIFFMGGGSDRNQQLVYQDFLKYKQTFKDLIEENKVVLAVCGGYQLLGSEYIDKHGNTIQGLNILDYISKSGKGKRIIGNIIIKSTLNIEPKTIVGFENHGGRTHSQYDALGDVLVGKGNNDHDMKEGIVYKNYIGTYLHGPILPKNPHLADYLILKALQNKYEIDSLEPLDDSIEMKAHQKVMKLYG, encoded by the coding sequence ATGCAATTAAATATTGTTCATTTATATCCTGAACTATTAAATTTATATGGAGATACAGGAAATATCAAATGTCTTAAAAAAAGAGCCGAGAAAAGAGGAATAACAGTCCATGTAGAAAACTTTTCTGAAAATAAGGATAAACCCTCCTTAACTGATGGAGATATATTTTTCATGGGTGGCGGTTCAGACAGAAACCAACAATTAGTATACCAGGACTTTCTAAAGTATAAACAAACATTTAAGGATTTAATTGAAGAAAATAAAGTAGTATTAGCAGTATGTGGCGGTTATCAACTCTTAGGTTCAGAATACATAGATAAACATGGCAACACTATCCAAGGATTAAACATTCTAGATTACATAAGTAAATCAGGTAAGGGTAAAAGAATAATAGGAAACATAATCATTAAAAGTACTTTGAACATTGAACCCAAAACAATTGTTGGATTTGAAAATCATGGTGGCAGAACTCACAGCCAATATGATGCATTAGGTGATGTGCTCGTCGGCAAGGGTAATAATGATCATGATATGAAAGAAGGAATAGTTTACAAAAATTATATTGGAACATACCTTCATGGACCTATATTACCAAAAAATCCACATTTAGCAGATTATCTCATATTAAAAGCTTTACAAAATAAATATGAAATTGATTCATTAGAACCATTAGATGATTCAATAGAAATGAAGGCACATCAAAAAGTAATGAAATTATATGGTTAA
- a CDS encoding MurT ligase domain-containing protein: protein MLNKILNYFALIIGKSSIFFLNIFNKSGTAFPGRVALLVNKSFLKVINDKCDKIILVTGTNGKTTTNNLINKILENYTVLSNLKGANMIQGVATTYVRNTRDYYDYGIFEVDEGSLDRITSFLKPDYILITNFFRDQLDRYGEIEGIISEVFESIKLLPDVKLILNADDPYVYQFSKMINNKVITFGMDITSNKILETNLTINKCPLCGEEIEYTKNTYGHLGNYHCTHCNFSNNDKDYTVIDVNESDISQKITINHDNQQCTVNFPYIGLYNSYNVCGVFALMNQLGIETNHTLKSIEEFSFELGRMEEFEYKNKKIKIILTKNPIGLSQATRIISNDNREKTIVHILNDNMADGRDISWIWDANTYCINDETITNYYCSGIRAEEIALKKKYDDVALEKIHIFQKWTECVDTAIEDDVEIVYVLPTYTAIFETRDYIDDKVKRSK, encoded by the coding sequence ATGTTAAATAAAATCTTGAATTATTTTGCTTTAATTATTGGAAAATCATCTATCTTCTTTTTAAATATTTTTAACAAAAGTGGAACAGCTTTTCCTGGTAGAGTAGCCTTACTTGTTAATAAATCATTTTTAAAAGTTATTAATGATAAATGTGATAAGATAATATTAGTAACAGGAACTAATGGAAAAACCACAACCAACAACTTAATCAATAAAATACTGGAAAATTACACAGTATTATCTAATCTCAAAGGAGCAAATATGATTCAAGGTGTTGCAACAACATATGTACGAAATACTAGAGATTACTATGATTATGGAATTTTCGAAGTAGATGAAGGATCATTAGACAGAATAACCTCATTTTTAAAACCAGATTATATTTTAATCACAAATTTTTTTAGAGATCAGCTAGACAGGTATGGTGAAATTGAGGGAATTATTTCAGAGGTATTTGAAAGTATTAAACTTTTACCTGATGTAAAATTAATTCTTAATGCCGATGACCCCTATGTTTATCAGTTTTCTAAAATGATAAACAATAAAGTTATAACTTTTGGTATGGATATTACTTCAAATAAGATATTGGAAACAAATTTAACAATAAATAAATGTCCTTTATGTGGTGAAGAAATAGAATATACTAAAAATACTTATGGTCATTTAGGAAATTATCATTGTACCCATTGTAATTTTTCAAATAATGATAAAGACTATACAGTAATTGATGTAAACGAATCAGATATATCACAGAAAATTACAATAAATCATGATAATCAACAGTGCACTGTAAACTTCCCTTATATAGGATTATATAATTCATATAATGTATGTGGTGTCTTTGCACTAATGAATCAACTAGGCATAGAAACTAATCATACTTTAAAAAGTATTGAAGAATTTTCATTTGAGTTAGGTCGAATGGAAGAATTCGAATATAAAAATAAGAAAATAAAGATAATACTTACAAAAAATCCTATAGGATTAAGTCAAGCAACTAGGATAATATCAAACGATAACAGAGAAAAAACAATAGTCCACATATTAAATGACAACATGGCAGATGGACGAGACATCTCATGGATATGGGATGCAAACACGTACTGCATAAATGATGAAACAATAACAAACTATTACTGTAGTGGTATCCGGGCAGAAGAGATTGCATTAAAAAAGAAATATGATGACGTGGCATTAGAAAAAATTCACATATTCCAAAAATGGACTGAATGTGTAGATACAGCAATTGAAGATGATGTTGAAATAGTATATGTGCTGCCAACTTACACAGCTATCTTCGAAACCAGGGACTATATTGATGATAAAGTTAAACGGAGCAAATAG